A region from the Chrysoperla carnea chromosome 4, inChrCarn1.1, whole genome shotgun sequence genome encodes:
- the LOC123297708 gene encoding facilitated trehalose transporter Tret1-like, with protein sequence MYKNMLSGYPIQILSSFIVSLGILSFGLGHLWVAPAVPKLLNNDGNGDDTPVQISEDEGSWIASMELITLPISSLSTIFLANHFGTKNVLVFGPAPLVISWILIYFAQNVWYFFIARILVGLSEALFYNCGPVYIGEISDPKIRGVMLFLIPVFFNTGGLLSYYFAYVLSIRTFALLSIIPGVLYFVLFIGMPHSPYYFIIHKKYKDAESTLRFLRGKDYKEGELKLLQEAVETEMQNKVNIKTVLSNQSYRVSFGIVLMTMSFQQLCGSTAVASYLHYIINESYVTHNTETVALIVGIITVCGSLTSTFWIDRKGRRPLILVSLTASGILMLLLAVWFTLKDHGFDLRSYDWLLGTILCVYQFFVNFGIINMSFVLAGELFSTNTKNYGTSTALIGYGVFGFITNKIFLFINSALGMSYNFYGFSFFSFLGVLLFYIYLPETRQKTLVEIQEMLQQKKKKLPKMEMKVVNNESVK encoded by the exons atgtataaaaatatgctaAGTGGATAtccaatacaaattttatccagTTTTATTG TATCCCTTGGTATTCTTTCGTTCGGTTTGGGACATTTATGGGTTGCACCAGCAGtaccaaaattattaaacaatgatGGAAACGGTGATGATACACCCGTACAAATATCAGAAGATGAGGGCTCTTGGATTGCATCAATGGAATTAATAACATTGCCAATCAGTTCAttatcaacaatatttttagcaAATCATTTTGGCACCAAAAACGTTTTAGTTTTTGGTCCAGCACCATTAGTTATCTCAtggatattaatatattttgcacAAAACGtatggtatttttttattgctcgTATATTAGTTGGTCTATCCGAAGCGTTATTCTACAATTGTGGACCTGTGTATATTGGTGAAATATCAGATCCAAAAATACGGGGTGTCATGTTGTTTTTGATACCGGTTTTCTTTAATACCGGTGGATTATTATCGTATTATTTTGCTTATGTGTTATCAATAAGAACATTTGCACTTTTATCAATTATTCCTGGAGTATTATATTTCGTCTTATTTATTGGAATGCCACATTCAccatattatttcattatccaTAAAAAGTATAAAGATGCTGAAAGTACATTGAGATTTTTACGTGGAAAAGATTATAAGGAAGGAGAGTTGAAACTTTTACAAGAGGCAGTTGAAACAGAAATGCAAAATAAAGTGAATATTAAAACAGTATTATCTAATCAATCATATCGAGTATCATTTGGAATTGTATTAATGACAATGTCATTTCAACAATTATGTGGATCCACAGCCGTGGCCAGTTACttacattatataataaatgagtCATATGTAACTCATAATACAGAAACAGTGGCTTTAATCGTTGGTATTATAACAGTATGTGGCAGTTTAACATCAACATTTTGGATTGATCGTAAag GTAGACGACCATTAATATTGGTATCGTTAACTGCATCAggtattttaatgttattacttGCTGTATGGTTCACATTGAAAGACCATGGATTTGACTTACGTTCATACGATTGGTTATTGGGTACAATATTATGTGTTTATCAATTCTTTGTGAATTTTGGAATCATAAACATGTCGTTTGTATTGGCTGgtgaattattttcaacaaataccaaaaattatGGAACAAGTACTGCATTAATTGGTTATGGTGTATTtggttttataacaaataaaatatttttatttataaatagtgcaCTTGGAATGAGTTATAATTTCTATGGATTTAGTTTTTTCTCCTTCTTaggagttttattattttatatatatttaccgGAAACACGACAAAAAACATTAGTTGAAATACAGGAAATGCTTCAACAGAAAAAGAAGAAGTTACCAAAAATGGAAATGAAAGTTGTTAATAATGAAAGTGTTAAGTGA